The Hemicordylus capensis ecotype Gifberg chromosome 6, rHemCap1.1.pri, whole genome shotgun sequence genome window below encodes:
- the CHMP5 gene encoding charged multivesicular body protein 5 has translation MNRFFGKSKPKAPPPNLTDCIGTVDSRSESIDKKISRLDAELVKYKDQIKKMREGPAKNMVKQKALRVLKQKRMYENQRDNLAQQSFNMEQANYTIQSLKDTKTTVDAMKVGVKEMKKAYKQVKIDQIEDLQDQLEDMMEEAGEIQEALGRSYGTPEIDEDDLEAELEALGDELLADEDSSYLDEAASVPSIPEGTPTETKNKDGALVDEFGLPRIPAT, from the exons ATGAATCGCTTCTTTGGGAAATCGAAGCCTAAGGCGCCGCCCCCCAATCTGACGGACTGTATTGGCACG GTGGATAGTAGATCAGAATCTATTGATAAGAAAATTTCCCGGCTTGATGCAGAACTGGTGAAGTATAAAGATCAAATAAAGAAGATGAGGGAGGGACCTGCAAAG AACATGGTAAAGCAGAAAGCCCTGAGAGTGTTAAAACAGAAGCGAAT GTATGAAAACCAACGGGATAACCTTGCCCAGCAGTCTTTCAATATGGAGCAAGCCAATTACACCATCCagtctctgaaagatacaaaaaCAACG gttGATGCCATGAAAGTGGGAGTGAAGGAAATGAAGAAGGCTTATAAGCAAGTTAAAATTGATCAGATTGAG GACTTGCAAGACCAATTGGAAGATATGATGGAAGAGGCTGGTGAAATCCAGGAAGCATTGGGTCGTAGCTATGGAACCCCAGAGATTGATGAAGATGACTTAGAGGCGG AACTGGAAGCACTGGGTGATGAACTTCTGGCAGATGAGGATAGCTCCTATCTGGATGAAGCTGCATCTGTTCCATCAATTCCAGAGGGCACACCAactgaaacaaaaaacaaa GATGGTGCACTGGTGGATGAATTTGGATTGCCACGAATCCCTGCCACATAA